DNA from Pseudodesulfovibrio senegalensis:
GGCCGTCAACGACCCGGCCGGAACCGGCATCCAGTTCTGCCGCGCCGTGAACGCCCACACGGACCACGTCTGCCGTCTGGTCACGCTGGAAACCCGCTACACCCACGCATGGCAAGCCGACCTGCACGTGCCCGATCTGGACGAGGCGGGCATCGAGGAGCTGGGGGACCTGCTCCGAACCTCGGACATTCTGCATTTTCACATGACCGCGGACGAGCATGTTCGCTTTGGCCCGTATCTTCCTGCCGACTTTCTGTCCGGCAAGGCCGTGGTGCATCATCATCACGGCCATCATGATTTCCGTTCCGCCCCGGACAGCTTTCGCGAGAAATACAGGCGGCTCGGCCGCGAAAACCTTTTGGTCAGTACGCCGGATCTGCTCAGGCTGCTGCCCGAGGCCCGCTGGCAGCCCAACCTCGTGCCCCTGAACGACACCGCGTTGTTGCCGCGTACGGACAGGCCCGGTCCGGAAGCGCCGTTGCGGGTAGCCCATTCCCCCACCCGCAAGGACCTCAAGAATACCGATGAATTTCTCCGGGTGGTCGAAGCCCTGCGTTCGGAGGGCGTGGCCCTTGAGCTTGATCTCATGGACGACGTGCCCAATGCCGAATGCCTTGCGCGCAAGGCCCGCTGCCATGTGTTGTTCGACCACATGCAGGGCTATTACGGGGTCAGCAGCCTCGAAGGCCTGAGTCAGGGATTGGCCGTGATCGCCGGGCTGGACGAATGGAACCGAAGCCATATCATGGCTTTCACGGGTGCGCCCGCATTGCCGTGGCTCGTGGCCCGGAACGAGGAATCCCTGCTTGGCCTGCTGCGCGATCTGGCCCGGGACCGCGACCTGTGTGACCGCTGCGGCCGCGAATCGCGGGCGTTCATGGAAACGTATTGGTCCGATGAGCGCATGGCCCGCAATCTGGTTTCGTTTTGGGAAAAGTGCTGACACATCTTTGCCTTTCCCCCATGAATCGGATATGAGGGGTCCTGATTCCAATTATCCGGAGTGGTTATGAAGTTGTCCCCGGTTCAGGTCCTTTCTTTTTGCGGTGCGTCCCTGCTGATCGCCGCGACGTTCGTGCTTTCTTCCGCGCCCACGCCCCGTGCGGGGCAGGGTCGGCATATGGTGCGCATGCCCGTGGATACCAGAATCATTGATCTGGAAACCCTGAATGCGCCGAACCCGCAGGACAACGCCACCATTTCCGGGGCGCAGCCGTCCGTTTCCGCCACCCCGAAGGCCGGGGTCTCCAAGCCTGCGCCTGCTGCCGGCTCCGAAAAAAGCGCCCCCAAGGCCGTTTCGGACAAGCCGTCCACGTCGTCCAAGCCGTCTCCGAGTGCCGCCGCCAAAAAAGGCGCGGCCCAGAGCAAGACCGTGACCGGCAGCATAACCGGCCTCAAGGTCGAACAGGCCGAAGACGGCTCCCTGATCGTTCGTCTGCGGGCGGACAGGGACATGGGCCGGGTGACTTACCTGCGCCTTGGTTCCCCTTCGCGTCTGGTTATAGACGTGCGCGGCCGCTGGACCCTCCGGGCCGGCAACGTGGTGCGCATGCAGGCCGGGCCGTATGCGCATCTGGTGGCCGGGGAACACAAGGACCGTCTGCGTCTGGTCCTGCATAGCCGCGATGCCGGGGCCACGGTCCCTGTGCCCGGAATTTCCGTGCAGGGCCGCGATCTCGCGGTGACCGTTCCTGCTTCTGCCAAGCCCTGACAAGGGCGTTCTCCTTCCTTTGCGGGCTCTGTAACCTAATTGTAACCGTCGGGTCATTGTCGTGTAACCGGTGATGTATAGTCAGTGGGGACCGTCAATGCGGGCGCAACGGTTTGTCGCGCCCGAAAGAAAGCCAATCGCACGGAGTATCGCAATGGGGAATCCCGTCAAGGTGGCTTCCAGGAACCTGAATTTCTATTATTCGGACTTCAAGGCGCTGGAAGACATCTCCATAGATTTCGAGGAAAATCAGGTGACCGCGCTCATCGGGCCTTCGGGCTGCGGCAAGTCCACCTACCTTCGGTGCATCAACCGCATGAACGACCTCATCGCAGGCACGCGCGTGGAAGGTTCCATGGTGCTGGACGGCCAGAACATCTATGCGCCGGGGTTGGACGTTGTTTCCCTGCGCCGCCGCATCGGCATGGTTTTCCAGAAGCCCAATCCGTTTCCCAAGACGATTTTCGAGAACGTGGCCTACGGCCTGCGCGTGAACGGGGTATCGGACAATGGGCTCGTCGAGGAACGCGTGGAGGAAAGCCTCAAGGGCGCGGCCCTCTGGGATGAAGTCAAGGATCGGCTGCAAACTTCTGCGCTGGGCCTTTCCGGCGGCCAGCAGCAGCGCCTGTGCATTGCCCGGGCCATGGCCGTGGAGCCCGAGGTGCTGCTCATGGACGAGCCAGCCTCAGCCCTGGACCCCATCGCCACCCAGAAGATCGAGGACCTGATCCACGAACTCAAGAAAAATTACACCATCATCATCGTGACCCACAGCATGCAGCAGGCTGCTCGCGTTTCCGACCGCACCGCGTTTTTCTACATGGGCAGGCTCATCGAGGTGGACAATACCAAGGCCATGTTCACCAAACCCAGAAACCGGCAGACCGAAGACTATATCACCGGCCGCTTCGGCTAGGCCTGCCGGCCACGGTTGGCGCTTTTGCGAACGAAGCGGGCGCGGACCTGCCGCCGCAACCACGGTTTCGGGTAAAACGCACAAAGGGCATTCTGCGGATGCCATACCACAGGAGATGCAGACATGGAGCAACGCGCTCACTTTACGAAAAAACTTGAAGAGTTGAAGCTTCAGGTTCTGCGCATGGCCGCGCTTTCCGAAACGGCCGTACACAAGTCGGTCAAGGCGTTTCTTGAAGGGGACAGCGACCTGGCCGAGGATGTCATTCGCGGCGACTGCGCCATCAACGACCTTGAAGACGACATCGACAACTTCAACCTCGAACTGCTGGCCCTTGACCAGCCAATGGCCATCGACCTGCGCACCATCATCGGCTCGCAGCGCGTGACCGTGAATCTGGAACGCCTTGGCGACGAGGCCGTGAACATGGCCCACCGTTCGATTTTTCTGAGCTCCCGGCCGCCGCTGCCGTTCAATCCCAAGATGGAAGAACTGGCTAACGTGGCCAAGCAGATGCTGGCCGACGCGCTCAAGGCCTTTGTTGACAACGACGTGGTGCTGGCCACGCAGGTGTGCCGCATGGACGATCAGGCCGACGATCTGAACCTGAGCATCCTCAAGGAATTGATCAATGATATGGTCCGGGAGTCGCGCATTGTGGAACGCGGTGTGCATTGCATCATCGGCGCGCGCCATCTGGAGCGTGTCGGCGATCTGGCGACGAATATTGCCGAGGCCGTGGTCTTCATCGTGGAAGGCGACAGCATGAAGCACAGCTGCCGCGGCTGACCTTTGGGCGCAGGCTCCACGGCGCAACACACGCATTGCGGAATACGGTGCGGGCTTCCGGACAGGATTCGGAGGCCCGCACCTGTTGTTTCAGGCGCTGGCGGCCGCCATTTTTCGGGAGAAAACGGTTTACAGGTGGGACGAATTCGGATACGGAAATTATTCCTCTGTAAAAGGTGTCCGAAAATCCGGTGCTTTTTACAGCAACGCCATGGGCGTATCAACGGCGGTATCGGTTCGCATGCGAACTGGCCGCGCTGCTGGTGAACCCGGACCTCGGACCGGTGGAGCTGGCAACGAGGACTGCTGTTGCAGCAATATACGTTAAATACATTGTCCGAGGACCATTGTTGGAGGTTAACCATGGAAAAAACCGCAGAAACTGTAGACTCCCCTGAAATGGAGATGGATATGGAGATGAACTTCGAGGCTGCCCTCGAAGACTATCTCAATTCCGATTTCGGGGATCTTGACGAAGGCACCATCATTGCCGGTGAAGTCGTCAAGGTCGGAAAAGACCACGTGCTGGTCGACGTCAACTTCAAGTCCGAGGGCCAGATCCCCGCGTCCGAATTTCTGGATGCCGAAGGGAACATGGAAGTGGCCGAGGGCGACAAGGTTGATGTCTTTGTGGTCAACAAGGACGAAGCCGAAGGCACCATCTACCTGTCCCGCGAGCGGGCCAAGCGGATGCAGCTTTTCGATAAACTGGAAGAAGTCCAGGAACAGGATGGCGTCGTCCCCGGTCGCATCATTCGCCGCATCAAGGGCGGCTACACCGTCGATCTCGGTGGCGTCGAGGCATTCCTGCCCGGCTCCCACGTCGACCTGCGCCCGGTTCCGGACATGGACGCTCTGGTGGATCAGGAATTCGATTTCAAGATTCTCAAGATCAACCGTCGTCGTTCCAACGTCATCGTTTCCCGTCGCGTTCTTCTGGAAGAGCAGCGCGCCGAACAGCGCGAGAAACTGCTCGAAACCCTCGAAGAGGGTCAGGTTGTTCCCGGCAAGGTCAAGAACATCACCGAATACGGCGTGTTCATCGACCTCGGCGGCCTCGACGGTCTGCTGCACATCACGGACATGTCCTGGAAGCGCATCAAGCATCCCAAGGAAATGGTCCAGCTGGGCGACGATCTCGAACTGAAGATTCTCAACTTCGACAAGGAAGGCCAGAAGGTCTCCCTCGGTCTCAAGCAGCTTGTTCCCGATCCGTGGGAAAACATCGCCGAGAAGTACCCCGAATCCAGCCGTTTCAACGGCACGGTCACCAACCTGGCCGATTACGGTGCGTTCGTGGAACTGGAATCCGGCGTTGAAGGCCTGGTGCATATCTCCGAGATGTCCTGGACCCGCAAGCTCCGCCACCCGTCCCAGATGGTCAAGGTGGGCGAGGAAGTCGAAGTCATCGTTCTGGGCGTGGACCAGGAGAAGAAGCGTATCTCCCTGGGCATGAAGCAGGTCAACCCCAACCCGTGGGATGTGGTGGCCGAAAAGTACCCCGAGGGTACCGTGCTCGAAGGTTCCATCAAGAACATCACCGAATTCGGCGTGTTCATCGGCATCGAGGAAGGCATCGACGGCCTGATCCACGTTTCCGACATCTCCTGGACCAAGAAGATCCGCCACCCGTCGGAAGTCTACAAAGTGGGCGATTCCGTGCAGGCCAAGGTGCTGACCGTGGACAAGGAGAACGAGAAGTTCACCCTGGGCGTCAAGCAGCTGACCGAAGATCCCTGGACTCAGGTTCCGGCCAAGTACCCCGTCGGCCAGCTGGTCAACGGCACGGTCACCAACATCACCGACTTCGGTCTCTTTGTTGAGGTCGAGGAAGGCATTGAAGGTCTGGTGCATGTGTCCGAAATCAGCCGCAAGAAGATCAAGAGCCCTGCCGAGATCTTCAAGGAAGGCGATACCATCGAGGCCAAGGTCATCCACGTTTCCGCGGATGAGCGTCGTCTGGGCCTGTCCATCAAGCAGACCACGGAAGAAGAAGATCGCCGCAGCAAGCCCAAGAGCTTTGGCGGTGCCTCTTCCGAAGCTGCCAACACCACCCTCGGCGACCTGCTTCGCGAGAAGCTGGAAGCCGCAAGCTCGGAGGACGAGTCCGAGTAACGAGATATGGAAGCAAAGCTTCGATTCTCACAGCGACATCCCGTTCTTTTCGGGATCAGCATGATACTACTGGCCATGGCCCTCGTAACGGGGGTCATGGCCTTTTTCGACGTTTCGTCGGGCACCGTGGGTTTTGGGGGCGACAAGATCGGCCAGGTCAACGTGGTCGGTCCCATCATGGAATCCGATGCCGTGGTGGACTGGATCCGCGCCCTGCGTGAGGACGACTCGGTCAAGGGCGTGCTTTTGCGTGTCAATTCGCCGGGCGGCGCCATTGCGCCCTCGCAGGAGATTTATGCTGCCGTCAGACGTCTGGCCGAGGTCAAGCCTGTGGTGGCCTCCTACGGAACCGTGGCGGCCAGCGGCGGCTATTACGTGTCCTGCCCGGCCACCAAGATCGTGGCCAACCCCGGGTCCATCACCGGATCCATCGGCGTGAAGGCCGAGTTCATGACCTTTGGCGCAGTGTTGGAAAAACTCGGCATACGTCCCGAAGTGCTGGCCACCGGGCGTTACAAAACGTCGGGTACGCCGCTCAAGGACCTGACTACGGAGCAGCGCGCACAACTGCAGGAGTTGTTGTCCGACATGCAGGACCAGTTCGTTGCCGACGTGGCCAGGGGGCGCGGCATGGATGAATCCGCGGTGCGCGCCATTGCGGACGGCCGGGGCATTACCGGCAGGCAGGCTCTCGTGTATGGGCTTGTGGACCGCATGGGCGGGCGAGAGGAAGCCATCAACCTGCTCAAGGAATTGTGTTCCATTTCCGGGCGGGTCGGCCTTGTGGAAGGCCCCGAGGAAGAGCAGACCCTGCTGCAGCGGCTGATCGGGCTTGGCTCTTCGGAAATCAAGGGCCTGCTCCAGATGCCGGGATGGGTCTTTTCCTATTAGATAGATGTTGTTTTTCCTCTTGTCGATTGATACCCCTTCGTAACCAGTTGGTCGTTCCATCCGCATGTAGGGTGGATGATTTTTTTTTGATTCGGGCGTATGCTTGAAAGATGTTACTGTGCTGAACGAGGCGATGCCGTGCATGAAGAGGGGGCGCGTTGTTTTTGAGTAAAAGGCGCTTCGCTCTCTGGCAGGAGCGTTTTCCGGTTCGGTGGGACGGGAATCACACGGCCCCATGAGGCCCAACCGTTTTTTTGCAAGGGGAGCAAATGAGCAGTACCGGTCGATACGACAGGATCGTTCACGAATATATAGAAAAAGACTCCGGCATGATCGTGCTGTTGTCTGAAGACCAGCTTTTTCAGCGCACGCTGCGTTCGACCCTGACCAAGGTCATCGGCACCAAGCGTGACTGCCTGTATGTCACGGCCAATCCTTCGGCCGCGGTCAAGGCGATCAAGCAGTATACCAAGAGCAAGGTGCCCTGCACGGTTTTCATTGAGCGCATTCTCGGGGACAAGCCCAGCACGGATTTCATCATCGCCATGAAGAACCTGCTGCCCGACCTCAGGATCATCGTGCTCGTGGGCGAGACCCGGCGGGAAAACATCGCCTATTTTTATGAGCTGGGCGTGAACAACGTCATTTCCAAACCCGCGTCCGCCAACAATATCATCGAGAAATTGGCCTTTACCATCAAGCCGCAGGGCAAGCTTTCCGAACTCATGAGCGAGGGCAAGCTCATGCTGACCGAGGGCGATTATCCCGGCGCACTGCGCGTCAGCGCCAAGATTCTGAAGATCAAGCCCAACAGCCCGGCCGGTCTCATGCTCCGGGGCGATTGCTATCTGGGCAAGAACGACAGGGAAAAGGCCATCGAGGCCTATCTGCTGGCCCATGAGTCCTCGCGTTTGTATCTGGAACCCCTCAAGAAGCTGGCCAATGTGTACAAGGGGTACAACGAGGAGGAATATCTCAAGTACCTCAAGAAGCTGGACCGGCTCAGCCCGCTGAACACCGAACGCAAGTGCGACATCGGCACCACCTATGTGCGGCGCAAGGAAATGACCATGGCCGAAAAGTATTTCGACCAGGCCATCGAGACCGCCACGCAGGAAGCCATGAGCATGGTGGCCGGTGTTGCCGACCGCATCGCCTCCACCGTCATCGACGTGTCCCCGGCCATGTCCGAGAAATACCTGCAACGGGTGCTGGCCAACAAGGGAAGCCGCCTGGGCAAGGAGGACATAACCGTCTTCAACAAGCTGGGCATCGCCCTCAGGAATCAGGGCAAGTGGCGCGAGGCCATCGACAACTACAGGCGCGCGCTGGAAATTTCCCCTGAAGACGAGGGTCTGCACTTCAACATGGCTTTGGCCTACCGGGACGGCAAGGAACGCCGCAAGGCCATCGAATGCATGGAAACGGCCCTGAAAATCAATCCTGACGTCTACAAGGCGGGCGAAAACATTGCCCTGCATTTCGGCGATACCTTTGCCGAGGCCAAGCGGTATGACGAGGCCGGCGAATTCTACCGTACGGCCGCCTCACTCAATCCGGACAACAAGGCCACGCAACGCAAGTTGGGATTGATCAAAAAGGCTTTGGGCGCATAGCCCGGCCGCGTGGGCGGTCTTCAGGAGCCCCATGAAAAACGAATATTTCGTCAGGATTCTTCACGAGTTCTTCGAACAGGACCATGGCGCGGCCGTGGTTCTTTCGGGTGATCAGGTCTTTTTGCGCACACTGCGTTCGGCCGTGCACCGGGTGGCCGGTTCCAAGCGGCACTGCCTGTTCGCCGTGGGCGGGCGCAGGGCCGCAGCCCGTCAGGTGGAGCGTCTGGTGGCGGGCAAGGTCCCGGTGCTTGTCTTTGTGGAGCGCATGGTCAACGAGACTCCGAGCACGGATTTCATCATGGTGCTCAGAAAACGGTATCCGAACATGCGCATTATTGTTCTGGCTCAGGAGATCGAGCGGGACGTGATCGCCTATTTCATGGAATTGGGCGTGGCCAACGTGATCTGCAAGCCCGTGTCCATGAACAACGTCATCGAAAAGATGGCCTTTTCCCTGCAGCCGCCCGGCCAGTTGGGCAGGCTTCTGGACGAGGGCAGGGCGCGGCTCGAGGCCGGGGATTTCGAGCAGGCCATGGGGCTGGTGGAAAAGATTCTGTCCTTGAAGCCGGGCAGCCCGGCAGGGCTCATGCTGCAGGGCGACATCCATCTGGCGCAGGACCGCAGGGAAGACGCGCTGGACGCGTATCTGGCCGCGCACCATTCCTCGGAAATGTACATTGAGCCCATCAAGCGGCTGGCCCACGCCTTTCAGGGGCTGGATGATGAAAAGGCGCTTGAATATTTGAAAAAATTGGATTTCATCAGCCCGCTCAACCCGGATCGGAAGGCGGACATCGGCAAGGCGTACCTGCAGCGGCGCGACCTTGAGAACGCCGAGGAATATTTCGACCAGAGCCTCAGGGTTCTGGGCCGGGAGGCCGGTTCATTGGTGTCCATCATGGCCGAGCAGATAGCCGAGGCCGCCAGCAAGGTGGCGCCGGGCATGGCCGAAAAATATCTGCGCACGGTCATTGAATCCCGGGGCGACGACCTCGACCACAGCGACCTGCATACCTTCAACCGGTTGGGCATGGCCCTGCGCAGTCAGGGCAAGTGGCGCGAGGCCGTGGAAAATTACCGGCAGGCCCTGGAGATTTCCCCGGACGATGAGGCCCTGCACTACAACATGGCCCTGGCCTTTCAGGATGGTCGCGATTCCGGGAGCGCGCTCGACAGCCTGCGTCGTGCCCTGGATATCTATCCGAACCTGCCGCGCATGGGTGACATGGTGGCCCTGAACATGGGCAACATCAACATGGATGCCGGGCATACGGAACAGGCACGGGATTATTACCAGATGGCCCTTGAAATGAATCCCGGCAACCGCCGTGCCAAAAAGGAACTGGAAAAGGCCCTGCGCGCGTTGCGGGGATGATGCCCTAGAGCAGGGAGCCGCGCTCCTGCGCGTCGATGTATTCCTGCACCCTGAATTTGGATTTGGCCCCGTTGAAGGTCATGGACCGTATCTTGCCGAACACGGCCCGCTCGGGCCAGCCCCGGTCGTGCACTCCGCCCATGGACCACGCAATGCCGGCGTAGCCGTTGGAGTCGCGCCCGTCCATCTGGTAGCGGTCGTTCAGGCGTATGGCTTCGGCCATGGCCTGCTCGGGCGTTTCACTCCACTCCAGAATCTTCTTGGCCCAATACATGCGCATGTATCCGTGCATATGTCCGGTGCGCACCATTTCCCGCTGGGCCGCGTTCCAGAGCGGATCATGCGTTTGCGCGCGCTCGAATTCTTCGGATGTATACAGGGCCGGGCGCGGGTCGTTCAGGTGCGCCTCAAGGGTCTGGCTGGCCCATGGCGCAAAACAGCCCGTGTTGTCGTAGTCCGGTTCGTGCAGGCAGAAGTTGTCTGCCAGTTCCCGGCGTACGATCAATTCCTCCAGATAGGCGTCCGAGGATTCGCGGTCCGCGCCTGATTCCAGTACCCGCAGGGCCACCCGGCCCGCGTGGATCTGGCCGAAATGCAAATAGGGGGAAAGGCGCGAGGTCACCGGGTTGGTGGGCACGTTGCGGCCCTTGCCGTACTGGTTCAGGCGCGTGCGTTTGAACTGTTCGAGGGCCTCGTGCGCGGCCTGTTCCCCGGACGGGAAATCGCAGGGCGGCGGTCCGGAATGACTGCTTGCTGCGTGTTGCAGATCCCCAAGGGATGCGCTTGCCGGACGCTGCGCCAACGGGTGCGGGTGCGGGGCAAGCTCGGGCGGTTGGACCAGAAATTCCGGCAGCAGTCTGTGTATCTTGGGCCGGATGGTGCGGGCCGCATATTCCTTTTTGTCCGATGCCAGCCAGCAGGGCACCACGTTGCGTCCGTCGGTCTCGAACACGTGCGCCCCGGTTGTGGAACACACGTGGTCGGCCACGCTTTCTATCCATTGCCGTTTGATGCGCAGCACGTCGAAGTCCGTGACCAGCGCGCCGATATTCAGCTTGCGTGCCAGCTTTGGGATTTCCTGTGCCGGGTCGCCCATGCGCGGCAAAAACGGAATGTTGCGTGCTTCCAGCTCGCGTGCGGTCTGCGCCAGCCCCTGCGTCAGGAACAGGAATTGCCGTTGCCCGGCTTCGAGGAATTGCGGTGAAAGCGCGTAGAACACGCACAGGGGAACCCGGCGCGCCGTGGCCAGCTGCTGGGCCATGAGCAGGCCCCAGTTGTCGCGGCAGCGGTGCTCGCGGTGCATCCAGTAGGCCACCGGGCCGTTGTTCGGGGCATTGCCGGTTCGTATCTGTCGTGTTCGCGATTCGGGCATGGCAGGACCATAGCACAGGAGCGCGGCGCGGCAAACGCCGGGAATATTATTTCATGCGCTGGGGAAAGTCCGTGATGATGGCCGTGGCCCCGGCTTGGCCCAATGCGCGGGCCTTGTCCATGTCGTTCACGGTCCACGGATTGACGCGGAATCCCTGCCGCACCAGTTCGCGCACCAGTTCGGGCGTGGTTTTTTTCTGGTTCGGGTGGTAGGCCTGCGCCCCCAGTTCCCGCAACAGGGCCGGGATGTCGGCCGGGTGTTCCTCGGCAAGGGCGGCCGTGGGCAGTGTGGCGTCCAGCTGCCGGACGCGGGCCATGTATTCGTGCCGGAATGAGGAGAGCAACATCAGTTCGCGGGTTTCGGTCTGCCGGATCATGTCCAGCACCGCGTCCACAATGGCCTCGCAGGGATGATGCTCGCCCTGATCCTTGATTTCGAGGTTCATGGGCAGGGTGTGCTCGCGCGTGAACTCAAGGGCCTGACGCAGGGTGAGCATGGGCTGGTTGCGGCAGTTCTCGACCTCTTGTTGCGAGAGTTCGCCCGCGGCAATGGTCCCGAAGGGATCGTTTATGGCGAAGTGGCTGCCCGCGTCGAGGCCCAGCAATTCGTCCAGCGTGAAGTCATGCACGTTCCACGGCTTGCGGTCCGCGAATTTCGGATGCGCGGCAATATCCGTGGTGCGCTCAAGGGTTTCGTCATGAAAGATGACCAGTTGGCCGTCACGGGTCATGTGTACGTCGGTTTCCCATGCCTGCGCGCCCGCGTCCAATGCGCGCCGTACTGCAAGCAGGGTGTTTTCCGGAGCAAGGGAGCGCGCGCCCCTGTGGGCGCAGCAGTGGCCGGAGCCGTCGAGTAGGTCGAAGAACACGGCAGTTTCCTGCGGGCGTCTATACGTCGATGCCCTGTTTCTTGTATTCGTTGAGTTTGTTGCGCAGGGTGCGCACGGAAATTCCCAGCAGGTCCGCAGCCCGGGTGCGGTTGCCCGCGGTCTCGTCCAGGCTTTTGAGAATGAGTTTTTTCTCCATCTCCTGCAACGGCATGACCGAAAGGGCCTGATCCATGCCTTCGGGCGGCGCGGCCGCAGCAACGTCCTGCTGGGCCTGCTCCACGGCGTCGAGATCGTCGGGCATCCATTCGCCTTCGGTCATGAGGAAGTGGCTCTTGCGGATGGGGCCGTCCCCGGCCAGCAGCACGGCGCGTTCCATGAGGTTCTGCAGTTCGCGCACGTTGCCGGGCCAGTCGTAGTCCATGAGCCACGCCTTGGCCTCTTCGGTAAAGGCCAGCCTGCCCAGCCCGTAGGCCGCGCAGTATTTGTTCACGAAATATTCGGCCAGTTCGATGACGTCCTCGCCCCGGTGCTTGAGCGCCGGGAGCTTGAGCGGAATCACGTTCAGCCGGTAGTAGAGATCCTGGCGGAACTTGCCTTCCTTGACGGTTTCCTCGATGGCCCGGTTGGTGGTGGCGATGACGCGCACGTTGACCTTGACGGTTTCCACCCCGCCCACGCGGTCGAATTCCGACTCCTGCAACACGCGCAGCAGCTTGGCCTGCAGGCCGAGGTCCATTTCCGTGATTTCGTCCAGCAGGATGGTGCCGCCGTCCGCCAGTTCGAATTTGCCGAGCTTGCGGTTGATGGCTCCGGTGAACGCGCCTTTTTCATGGCCGAACAGTTCGGATTCCAGCAGGTGCTCGGGCAGGGCCGCGCAGTTGATGGCCACAAAGGGCTGGTCCGCGCGGTCGCTGTTGTGGTGCAGGTAGCGGGCAAACATTTCCTTACCCGTGCCGGATTCTCCGGCGATGAGCACCGTGGCCTTGGAACGGGCCACCTGCCGGGCCAGCGCCAGCACGCGCAACACGGCCGGATGGCGGCCGATGATCTGGAATTTCGAATCCTGCCGGGGCGCGGCTGGTGCGGCGGCCGGTGCCCGCAGCGCGGGTTCCGGGCCGGGTTTCGGCTCGGGCTCTGGCTCGGGATCGGGGGCGCCCTTGGGCAGCACCAGTTTGATCTTGTCCCAGATGAGCGGCTCCAGCCAATAGTCGCGCGCGCCGTGCTGCAGGTAGTCCTGCGCCTCTTCTGCGGATCCGTTGCGCGAAAAGATGATCACCGGCGGGAAATCGTCGACCTGTTCGGCCTGTTCCAGCAGCCTCTTGGCGTCAAAGCCCTGAATGGACGGGCGGGAAAAAATCAGCAGCGGCTTGGATTTCTTGATGAACCCAAGGGCACCGTTCAGGTTGTCGGCCAGCCCGGCCTGTACCCCGGCCTCCTTGAGGGTGGGGAAAATGCTTGTGACAGCCTGCGGTTCGGCTATGAAAAGTATGGTTTTGGCCGACATGACCACTTCTATTATCCACAACCCGGACATATTTCAATAATTTTACAGCATGGGACCGGATTGCGCCCT
Protein-coding regions in this window:
- a CDS encoding glycosyltransferase, yielding MNVLMLAVNDPAGTGIQFCRAVNAHTDHVCRLVTLETRYTHAWQADLHVPDLDEAGIEELGDLLRTSDILHFHMTADEHVRFGPYLPADFLSGKAVVHHHHGHHDFRSAPDSFREKYRRLGRENLLVSTPDLLRLLPEARWQPNLVPLNDTALLPRTDRPGPEAPLRVAHSPTRKDLKNTDEFLRVVEALRSEGVALELDLMDDVPNAECLARKARCHVLFDHMQGYYGVSSLEGLSQGLAVIAGLDEWNRSHIMAFTGAPALPWLVARNEESLLGLLRDLARDRDLCDRCGRESRAFMETYWSDERMARNLVSFWEKC
- the pstB gene encoding phosphate ABC transporter ATP-binding protein PstB, with protein sequence MGNPVKVASRNLNFYYSDFKALEDISIDFEENQVTALIGPSGCGKSTYLRCINRMNDLIAGTRVEGSMVLDGQNIYAPGLDVVSLRRRIGMVFQKPNPFPKTIFENVAYGLRVNGVSDNGLVEERVEESLKGAALWDEVKDRLQTSALGLSGGQQQRLCIARAMAVEPEVLLMDEPASALDPIATQKIEDLIHELKKNYTIIIVTHSMQQAARVSDRTAFFYMGRLIEVDNTKAMFTKPRNRQTEDYITGRFG
- the phoU gene encoding phosphate signaling complex protein PhoU produces the protein MEQRAHFTKKLEELKLQVLRMAALSETAVHKSVKAFLEGDSDLAEDVIRGDCAINDLEDDIDNFNLELLALDQPMAIDLRTIIGSQRVTVNLERLGDEAVNMAHRSIFLSSRPPLPFNPKMEELANVAKQMLADALKAFVDNDVVLATQVCRMDDQADDLNLSILKELINDMVRESRIVERGVHCIIGARHLERVGDLATNIAEAVVFIVEGDSMKHSCRG
- a CDS encoding 30S ribosomal protein S1 encodes the protein MEKTAETVDSPEMEMDMEMNFEAALEDYLNSDFGDLDEGTIIAGEVVKVGKDHVLVDVNFKSEGQIPASEFLDAEGNMEVAEGDKVDVFVVNKDEAEGTIYLSRERAKRMQLFDKLEEVQEQDGVVPGRIIRRIKGGYTVDLGGVEAFLPGSHVDLRPVPDMDALVDQEFDFKILKINRRRSNVIVSRRVLLEEQRAEQREKLLETLEEGQVVPGKVKNITEYGVFIDLGGLDGLLHITDMSWKRIKHPKEMVQLGDDLELKILNFDKEGQKVSLGLKQLVPDPWENIAEKYPESSRFNGTVTNLADYGAFVELESGVEGLVHISEMSWTRKLRHPSQMVKVGEEVEVIVLGVDQEKKRISLGMKQVNPNPWDVVAEKYPEGTVLEGSIKNITEFGVFIGIEEGIDGLIHVSDISWTKKIRHPSEVYKVGDSVQAKVLTVDKENEKFTLGVKQLTEDPWTQVPAKYPVGQLVNGTVTNITDFGLFVEVEEGIEGLVHVSEISRKKIKSPAEIFKEGDTIEAKVIHVSADERRLGLSIKQTTEEEDRRSKPKSFGGASSEAANTTLGDLLREKLEAASSEDESE
- the sppA gene encoding signal peptide peptidase SppA; its protein translation is MALVTGVMAFFDVSSGTVGFGGDKIGQVNVVGPIMESDAVVDWIRALREDDSVKGVLLRVNSPGGAIAPSQEIYAAVRRLAEVKPVVASYGTVAASGGYYVSCPATKIVANPGSITGSIGVKAEFMTFGAVLEKLGIRPEVLATGRYKTSGTPLKDLTTEQRAQLQELLSDMQDQFVADVARGRGMDESAVRAIADGRGITGRQALVYGLVDRMGGREEAINLLKELCSISGRVGLVEGPEEEQTLLQRLIGLGSSEIKGLLQMPGWVFSY
- a CDS encoding response regulator; translated protein: MSSTGRYDRIVHEYIEKDSGMIVLLSEDQLFQRTLRSTLTKVIGTKRDCLYVTANPSAAVKAIKQYTKSKVPCTVFIERILGDKPSTDFIIAMKNLLPDLRIIVLVGETRRENIAYFYELGVNNVISKPASANNIIEKLAFTIKPQGKLSELMSEGKLMLTEGDYPGALRVSAKILKIKPNSPAGLMLRGDCYLGKNDREKAIEAYLLAHESSRLYLEPLKKLANVYKGYNEEEYLKYLKKLDRLSPLNTERKCDIGTTYVRRKEMTMAEKYFDQAIETATQEAMSMVAGVADRIASTVIDVSPAMSEKYLQRVLANKGSRLGKEDITVFNKLGIALRNQGKWREAIDNYRRALEISPEDEGLHFNMALAYRDGKERRKAIECMETALKINPDVYKAGENIALHFGDTFAEAKRYDEAGEFYRTAASLNPDNKATQRKLGLIKKALGA